CCAGATTTTAGATCATGAAATCCAGATACAACTACAGAGTATATCCTACCTCCCAACAAAAGAGCCACTTGTCTCAATTGTTTGGATGTACTCGCGTAGTCTGGAATGACGCCTTAAGCTATTGTCAAGAAACCTACTCAAAAGGAGAAACATATCCCGGATTCAATCACCTTT
The DNA window shown above is from Gloeocapsa sp. PCC 73106 and carries:
- a CDS encoding helix-turn-helix domain-containing protein translates to MKSRYNYRVYPTSQQKSHLSQLFGCTRVVWNDALSYCQETYSKGETYPGFNHL